The Microcaecilia unicolor chromosome 6, aMicUni1.1, whole genome shotgun sequence genome includes a window with the following:
- the RPL38 gene encoding 60S ribosomal protein L38 translates to MPRKIEEIKDFLLTARRKDAKSVKIKKNKDNVKFKVRCSKYLYTLVITDKEKAEKLKQSLPPGLAVKELK, encoded by the exons ATG CCTCGCAAAATTGAAGAGATTAAAGACTTCCTGTTGACGGCCAGGAGAAAGGATGCAAAAT CtgttaaaataaagaaaaacaaggacAATGTGAAATTTAAAGTGCGCTGTAGTAAATACTTGTACACCCTGGTTATCACAGACAAGGAGAAGGCTGAGAAACTGAAACAGTCCCTGCCTCCAG GTTTGGCTGTCAAGGAGCTGAAGTAA